One region of Alosa sapidissima isolate fAloSap1 chromosome 1, fAloSap1.pri, whole genome shotgun sequence genomic DNA includes:
- the sirt6 gene encoding NAD-dependent protein deacetylase sirtuin-6 isoform X2, producing the protein MSVDYAAGLSPYADKGVCGIPEVFDSPEELRSKVETLAKLVRDAQYLVVHTGAGISTSAGIPDFRDRLSELHGNMFVEECGKCGKQYVREKVIGVMGLKPTGSYCEVTRSRGLRACRGKLMSTILDWEDSLPDRDLNRADEASRRADVAITLGTSLQIKPSSDLPLITKRKGGKLVLINLQPTKYDKHADLLIHAYVDEVMAQLMKCLGMEIPAWEGPTLCETSPGDPFAPPLSKLKTELKEEEKKKRRGSREIKKEEKDGEMELKKEKQDGEMEEATGVKREQEGPPSESPPMREPATVTDSGSEPMRTQAGSSSDSRSVNGAEHEPSCPDQPSEPKKARTEVSAT; encoded by the exons ATGTCTGTGGACTACGCTGCAGGACTCTCACCATACGCAGATAAAGGCGTTTGTGGTATCCCAGAG GTGTTCGACAGCCCGGAGGAACTGCGGAGTAAAGTGGAGACTCTGGCCAAGCTCGTGCGGGACGCTCAGTACCTGGTGGTGCACACGGGCGCGGGGATCAGCACATCTGCGGGCATACCCGACTTCAG AGATCGTCTATCGGAGTTGCATGGCAACATGTTTGTGGAGGAGTGTGGAAAGTGTGGCAA GCAGTATGTACGGGAAAAGGTGATCGGTGTGATGGGACTGAAACCCACTGGATCCTACTGTGAGGTTACCCGCTCACGAGGCCTACGGGCatgcag ggggaagCTGATGAGCACCATACTGGACTGGGAGGACTCGCTGCCAGACCGTGACCTCAACCGAGCTGACGAGGCCTCCAG GCGTGCTGATGTGGCCATTACGTTGGGAACGTCTCTTCAGATTAAACCCAGTAGTGATCTTCCTCTCATCACCAAACGCAAGGGAGGCAAACTGGTCCTCATCAACCTGCAGCCCACCAAATAT GACAAGCACGCCGACCTGCTTATCCATGCGTACGTTGACGAGGTCATGGCTCAGCTGATGAAGTGCCTGGGGATGGAGATCCCCGCGTGGGAGGGGCCAACGCTGTGCGAGACCTCCCCCGGCGACCCGTTTGCCCCGCCCCTCAGCAAACTGAAGACTGagctgaaggaggaggagaagaagaagaggaggggatcacgggagataaagaaagaagagaaggatggagagatggagctaaagaaagagaagcaggatggagagatggaggaagccACGGGTGTCAAACGAGAACAGGAAGGCCCGCCCTCAGAGAGCCCTCCAATGAGGGAACCTGCAACAGTGACTGACAGTGGCTCTGAGCCAATGAGAACACAAGCTGGCTCTTCAAGCGATTCAAGGTCGGTTAACGGGGCAGAACACGAGCCTTCCTGCCCGGATCAGCCGTCCGAACCCAAAAAAGCCCGGACTGAGGTTTCTGCTACTTAA
- the sirt6 gene encoding NAD-dependent protein deacetylase sirtuin-6 isoform X1, whose product MSVDYAAGLSPYADKGVCGIPEVFDSPEELRSKVETLAKLVRDAQYLVVHTGAGISTSAGIPDFRGPKGVWTMEQRGESVRFDTTFEEARPSLTHMALLQLQRSGRLQYLISQNVDGLHIRSGFPRDRLSELHGNMFVEECGKCGKQYVREKVIGVMGLKPTGSYCEVTRSRGLRACRGKLMSTILDWEDSLPDRDLNRADEASRRADVAITLGTSLQIKPSSDLPLITKRKGGKLVLINLQPTKYDKHADLLIHAYVDEVMAQLMKCLGMEIPAWEGPTLCETSPGDPFAPPLSKLKTELKEEEKKKRRGSREIKKEEKDGEMELKKEKQDGEMEEATGVKREQEGPPSESPPMREPATVTDSGSEPMRTQAGSSSDSRSVNGAEHEPSCPDQPSEPKKARTEVSAT is encoded by the exons ATGTCTGTGGACTACGCTGCAGGACTCTCACCATACGCAGATAAAGGCGTTTGTGGTATCCCAGAG GTGTTCGACAGCCCGGAGGAACTGCGGAGTAAAGTGGAGACTCTGGCCAAGCTCGTGCGGGACGCTCAGTACCTGGTGGTGCACACGGGCGCGGGGATCAGCACATCTGCGGGCATACCCGACTTCAG gGGTCCTAAGGGTGTGTGGACGATGGAGCAGCGTGGGGAGTCTGTGCGTTTCGACACCACGTTTGAGGAGGCGCGTCCCAGCCTCACCCACATGGCCCTGCTGCAGCTGCAGAGGAGTGGGCGCCTGCAGTACCTCATCAGCCAGAACGTGGACGGCCTACACATACGCTCCGGATTCCCGCG AGATCGTCTATCGGAGTTGCATGGCAACATGTTTGTGGAGGAGTGTGGAAAGTGTGGCAA GCAGTATGTACGGGAAAAGGTGATCGGTGTGATGGGACTGAAACCCACTGGATCCTACTGTGAGGTTACCCGCTCACGAGGCCTACGGGCatgcag ggggaagCTGATGAGCACCATACTGGACTGGGAGGACTCGCTGCCAGACCGTGACCTCAACCGAGCTGACGAGGCCTCCAG GCGTGCTGATGTGGCCATTACGTTGGGAACGTCTCTTCAGATTAAACCCAGTAGTGATCTTCCTCTCATCACCAAACGCAAGGGAGGCAAACTGGTCCTCATCAACCTGCAGCCCACCAAATAT GACAAGCACGCCGACCTGCTTATCCATGCGTACGTTGACGAGGTCATGGCTCAGCTGATGAAGTGCCTGGGGATGGAGATCCCCGCGTGGGAGGGGCCAACGCTGTGCGAGACCTCCCCCGGCGACCCGTTTGCCCCGCCCCTCAGCAAACTGAAGACTGagctgaaggaggaggagaagaagaagaggaggggatcacgggagataaagaaagaagagaaggatggagagatggagctaaagaaagagaagcaggatggagagatggaggaagccACGGGTGTCAAACGAGAACAGGAAGGCCCGCCCTCAGAGAGCCCTCCAATGAGGGAACCTGCAACAGTGACTGACAGTGGCTCTGAGCCAATGAGAACACAAGCTGGCTCTTCAAGCGATTCAAGGTCGGTTAACGGGGCAGAACACGAGCCTTCCTGCCCGGATCAGCCGTCCGAACCCAAAAAAGCCCGGACTGAGGTTTCTGCTACTTAA